Proteins from a single region of Cydia amplana chromosome 17, ilCydAmpl1.1, whole genome shotgun sequence:
- the LOC134656133 gene encoding mitochondrial GTPase 1 produces the protein MATKFNPAAYNFRKKCPFVSKDLLRWFPGHMNKGLKQMQRKLKSVDCVIEVHDARIPFTGRNPIFTNTLTGAKPHILVLNKKDLTVSSLIPRIKEQLKAEEGVQNIVFTNSKDQSCRGLKTLRPLMVDLIKDSNRYNRSEESDYNVMIIGVPNVGKSSLINMLRSRNMGIGHALPVGAVAGVTRSVLMKIRINNNPNIFMLDTPGILEPSVTEVEMGLKLALCGNLLDHLVGEEAIADYLLYWLNKHSCFSYVDYMGLIEPCDDINKVLISGAVKFNRIRRTRDFDGTMRDVPDFIEVARTMIKAFRTGELGRTVLDIELLKDCKRKEDLMA, from the exons ATGGCAACAAAATTCAACCCCGCAGCGTACAATTTTCGCAAAAAATGCCCTTTCGTGAGCAAGGACCTGCTCCGCTGGTTCCCAGGGCACATGAACAAGGGCTTGAAACAAATGCAGAGGAAGTTAAAGTCAGTCGATTGTGTGATTGAAGTTCACGACGCAAGAATACCTTTTACAGGTCGAAATCCTATATTTACGAATACTTTAACGGGTGCCAAGCCTCACATACTAGTTCTAAATAAGAAAGACTTGACTGTAAGTTCATTAATACCCCGGATAAAGGAGCAGTTAAAGGCAGAGGAGGGAGTGCAAAATATAGTGTTTACTAACAGTAAAGACCAAAGTTGCCGTGGTTTGAAGACCTTACGGCCGCTGATGGTTGATCTTATTAAAGATTCGAatag ATATAACAGAAGCGAAGAGTCCGACTACAATGTAATGATCATTGGTGTCCCAAACGTGGGCAAATCATCGTTAATCAACATGCTGCGCTCAAGGAACATGGGCATCGGGCATGCGTTGCCGGTCGGCGCGGTGGCCGGTGTCACCCGCAGCGTCCTGATGAAGATCAGGATCAACAATAATCCTAATATATTCATGTTGGACACTCCTG GCATCCTAGAGCCCTCAGTGACGGAGGTAGAGATGGGTTTAAAGCTAGCCCTGTGTGGTAATCTCCTAGATCACCTCGTAGGCGAGGAGGCCATCGCGGACTACCTACTCTACTGGCTCAACAAGCATAGCTGTTTCAGTTATGTGGACTACATGGGGCTGATAGAACCCTGTGACGACATTAACAAG GTACTAATATCCGGTGCAGTGAAGTTCAACCGTATCCGCCGGACGCGCGACTTCGACGGCACGATGCGTGACGTGCCAGACTTCATCGAGGTCGCTCGGACTATGATCAAGGCCTTCCGCACCGGGGAGCTCGGCAGGACGGTGCTGGACATAGAGCTGCTGAAGGACTGTAAGAGGAAAGAGGACCTTATGGCGTAG
- the LOC134655847 gene encoding radial spoke head protein 6 homolog A, which yields MTQPYMCEPELIAATENVLPDLNNDLILAKNFLKQQSAATGDSLYDHMVDLVHKILSTKPPDVVDNFEQYSWGVKLDKFRPNFDLLNDVYLAPPQLATVRLQDDMYRLVASKSVQMDGMDQEEQELDLEEEGNKARVADLVEHNYYFREGGYGLPASECFAVFIALKMLGIKEPVANVRFFGKIFGTKQNYYVAETDLTLEELDRRIREFELKDMPGEGDDMEDKEEAADEHKELEGEGEAKEDQNKEPVPPTLPPVPQPAWQPPPPIPVERPGQGVNKKVYWVCNVPGEAWTCLPDVTPDQIRVARLTVRCMTGNLDTEIQTFPPFDGTERNYLRAQIARIQASTSISPQGFYTFGSGEEEEDIDMEEGMGDIAFNPNPFYRGHTIKDLLDPDMTYWVHHGRYILLQGRTIWWNPNVGMDEALEEEDEGPPPISAESGPALMSPLSEDARVEGLRAWTPRKSTLLTPERAVVTMRSNVWPGAVAYATDGKNSECMYIGWGLKYQPPNFSPLQLPRPQDEYTIGPEVMEMQDPSFADEEAYRIARLPPPIPELPGEGAGEGYGEEGDEEDD from the exons ATGACTCAGCCTTACATGTGCGAGCCGGAGCTGATAGCTGCTACAGAAAATGTACTGCCAGACCTTAACAATGATTTAATTCTGGCCAAGAACTTCCTCAAACAACAGAGCGCAGCTACCGGAGACTCTTT ATACGACCACATGGTGGACCTCGTGCACAAGATCCTCTCCACAAAGCCTCCGGACGTCGTGGACAACTTCGAGCAGTACTCGTGGGGGGTGAAGTTGGACAAGTTCCGGCCAAACTTCGACCTGCTGAATGACGTGTATCTCGCACCGCCGCAATTAGCCACCGTGCGATTGCAAGACGACATGTACCGG CTGGTGGCCAGCAAGTCAGTACAGATGGACGGTATGGACCAGGAGGAACAGGAGTTGGATTTGGAAGAAGAGGGCAATAAAGCTCGTGTAGCAGATCTTGTCGAGcacaattattatttccgagAG GGCGGGTACGGTCTGCCGGCCAGCGAGTGCTTCGCTGTGTTCATAGCGCTGAAGATGTTGGGAATTAAGGAGCCCGTGGCCAATGTCAG GTTTTTCGGTAAAATATTTGGCACGAAACAGAACTACTATGTCGCAGAAACGGACCTCACTTTAGAAGAGCTGGATAGAAGAATAAGG GAATTCGAGTTGAAAGATATGCCAGGGGAAGGTGACGACATGGAAGACAAAGAGGAAGCTGCAGACGAACATAAGGAATTGG AGGGAGAAGGCGAAGCTAAGGAAGACCAGAACAAGGAGCCAGTGCCGCCGACACTGCCGCCCGTTCCTCAGCCCGCGTGGCAGCCCCCGCCGCCCATCCCGGTGGAAAGGCCCGGCCAAGGCGTCAATAAGAAG GTGTACTGGGTGTGCAACGTTCCCGGAGAGGCGTGGACGTGTCTGCCAGACGTGACGCCTGACCAGATCCGGGTGGCGCGGCTGACTGTGCGCTGCATGACCGGAAACTTGGACACTGAG ATTCAAACGTTCCCGCCGTTCGACGGTACAGAGCGCAACTACCTTCGCGCCCAAATTGCTCGCATCCAAGCTTCCACCTCGATCTCCCCGCAGGGCTTCTACACCTTCGGATCTGGTGAAGAGGAAGAGGATATTGACATGGAAGAGGGCATGG GCGACATAGCGTTCAACCCGAACCCCTTCTACCGCGGTCACACCATTAAAGACCTCCTGGACCCGGACATGACGTACTGGGTGCACCACGGCCGCTACATCTTGCTGCAGGGACGGACTATCTGGTGGAACCCTAATGTTGGGATG gATGAAGCTCTAGAAGAAGAAGATGAAGGTCCTCCCCCCATATCGGCCGAGAGCGGCCCCGCCCTCATGTCTCCGCTGTCGGAGGACGCGCGTGTCGAGGGGCTGCGGGCGTGGACTCCGCGGAAGAGCACGCTGCTCACGCCCGAGCGGGCGGTGGTCACCATGCGGAGCAACGTGTGGCCCGGGGCTGTCGCTTATGCGACTGACGGGAA GAACTCTGAGTGCATGTATATCGGCTGGGGGCTCAAGTACCAGCCGCCGAACTTCTCGCCGCTGCAGCTGCCGCGGCCGCAGGACGAGTACACCATCGGGCCCGAGGTCATGGAGATGCAGGACCCCTCCTTTGCCGACGAGGAG GCGTACCGCATCGCGCGGTTGCCTCCGCCGATCCCCGAGCTGCCGGGAGAGGGCGCTGGCGAGGGCTACGGGGAAGAGGGCGATGAAGAGGATGACTAA